A DNA window from Helianthus annuus cultivar XRQ/B chromosome 15, HanXRQr2.0-SUNRISE, whole genome shotgun sequence contains the following coding sequences:
- the LOC110881748 gene encoding uncharacterized protein LOC110881748, which yields MVDLTTDAALDEDPYKGVSPDHGDQCITCQVCMAKLWDVETARGRTNNGKTSYFLCCGYAKVELPDYKDAQPNYQKLFTSLDNESKHFLKNIRRYNSMFAFTSMGGKVDPTVNRGNGPFCYRISGENYHSIGSLLPENANKPKFCQLYIYDTENEVSNRESIFSRSKESPTSSSASVDRQLIQHIKSVLDSDNVLVKVYRMVRDCFHDDPQLTLKVRLIGKRDKDGRMYNLPTCGEVAALIVGDVENAIENRDIVVETKSGTLQRISELHPSYLALQYPILFPYGDDGYRVDILHRGVIDVTNKKRPNCTMREFFSYRIQDRLNQFSLILNSRRLFQQFLVDAYTMIESERLNYIRFQQKNLRSDTYESLRKLRNNGQQDISNVGTPLILPSSFTGGARYMMQNYLDAMALCKWFGYPDFFYNHYMQSEVARVIYTIEFQKRGLPHAHLCLFIEPEAKLPTVDQVDPFICAEIPNRDDDPELYTLVKDFMIHGPCGNANMNCPCMVDKQCSKDFPKRFQDTTTIDANGFPLYRRRDDGATVVKNRIELDNRSVVPYNKKLLKKYQAHINVEWCNQAGSIKYLFKYINKGPDRATVAVLHSDNHNEQHEKDEIKKYYDCRYISACEASWRIFSYDVNYRYPSVIRLPFHLPGLQPVVFRADEDINSVLNRPSVKCSIFLSWMERNKDPDDHLARTLTYVQFPTWYVWKIENRCWQPRKKGPKSYDDIKTVNGHVHDTFRDVCFALGLLDDDKEYIEAIKEANETATAS from the exons ATGGTTGATTTGACTACAGATGCAGCGTTAGATGAAGATCCTTACAAAGGTGTTTCACCAG ATCATGGTGACCAGTGTATTACGTGTCAAGTATGCATGGCAAAGTTATGGGATGTAGAAACGGCGAGAGGCAGAACCAATAATGGGAAAACAAGTTATTTTTTATGTTGTGGTTATGCCAAAGTAGAGCTACCCGATTATAAAGATGCACAACCAAATTATCAGAAACTATTTACATCTTTGGATAATGAAAGCAAGCATTTTTTGAAAAACATTCGCCGTTATAATTCTATGTTCGCTTTCACATCAATGGGTGGTAAGGTCGATCCGACTGTTAATAGAGGTAATGGCCCATTTTGCTACAGGATTAGCGGTGAAAACTATCATAGTATTGGAAGTCTGTTGCCGGAGAATGCCAATAAACCAAAGTTTTGCCAGCTGTACATATACGATACAGAGAACGAAGTTTCAAACCGAGAATCGATTTTTAG TCGATCTAAGGAGTCACCTACATCCTCTTCTGCTTCAGTTGATCGTCAGTTGATCCAACATATCAAGTCTGTGTTAGACTCCGATAATGTATTGGTTAAAGTTTATAGGATGGTTAGAGATTGTTTTCATGACGATCCGCAACTTACTCTTAAGGTACGTCTTATTGGAAAAAGGGACAAGGATGGTCGAATGTATAACTTACCAACATGTGGTGAGGTTGCTGCTCTAATTGTTGGGGATGTTGAAAACGCAATTGAGAACAGAGATATTGTTGTTGAAACTAAATCGGGGACTCTTCAACGAATAAGTGAATTACATCCTTCTTACCTTGCTCTTCAATACCCAATTCTCTTCCCATATGGAGATGATGGTTACAGAGTTGACATCCTTCATAGAGGTGTCATAGATGTAACCAACAAGAAGCGTCCAAATTGTACGATGAGAGAGTTCTTTTCGTATCGTATTCAAGATAGACTAAACCAATTTTCGCTGATTCTAAATTCAAGGAGACTTTTCCAACAATTTTTGGTTGATGCTTATACGATGATTGAGAGCGAGAGACTAAACTACATACGTTTTCAACAAAAAAATCTAAGATCTGATACCTATGAAAGTCTCCGGAAATTGAGAAATAATGGTCAGCAAGATATATCTAATGTTGGTACACCTCTTATATTGCCTTCTTCGTTTACTGGTGGAGCtagatatatgatgcaaaactaTTTAGATGCAATGGCTTTATGTAAATGGTTCGGTTATCCTGATTTTTTTTATAACCATTACATGCAATCCGAAGTGGCCAGAG TTATTTATACAATTGAGTTTCAAAAACGTGGCTTGCCTCATGCGCATTTGTGCTTATTCATAGAACCAGAAGCTAAACTTCCCACTGTTGACCAAGTTGATCCGTTCATATGTGCAGAAATTCCAAACAGAGATGATGACCCAGAGTTGTATACGCTTGTGAAGGATTTTATGATTCATGGACCGTGTGGTAATGCTAATATGAACTGCCCATGTATGGTTGATAAACAGTGTTCAAAAGATTTTCCTAAAAGATTTCAAGATACTACGACAATTGACGCCAATGGTTTCCCATTATACAGAAGGAGAGATGATGGAGCAACAGTTGTCAAAAACCGGATCGAATTAGATAATAGAAGTGTTGTACCATACAACAAAAAGTTATTGAAAAAGTATCAGGCACATATAAACGTGGAGTGGTGCAACCAAGCTGGGTCAATTAAATATTTGTTTAAGTATATCAACAAAGGTCCTGATAGAGCAACAGTTGCTGTTTTGCATAGTGATAATCATAATGAACAACATGAAAAAGATGAGATTAAAAAGTATTATGACTGTCGGTATATCTCAGCATGCGAGGCATCATGGAGGATATTTAGTTACGATGTAAATTACAGATATCCTTCTGTTATCAGACTTCCATTCCATCTTCCAGGTCTCCAACCGGTTGTCTTTAGAGCAGACGAAGACATCAATTCTGTTCTTAACAGGCCATCTGTCAAGTGTTCTATATTTCTGTCTTGGATGGAAAGGAACAAAGACCCTGATGACCATTTGGCGCGTACACTAACTTATGTTCAGTTTCCAACTTGGTATGTATGGAAGATTGAAAACCGTTGTTGGCAACCTCGGAAGAAAG GACCTAAGTCATATGACGATATCAAAACTGTTAATGGTCATGTACATGATACATTTCGAGATGTGTGTTTCGCACTTGGTCTTTTAGATGATGACAAAGAGTACATCGAAGCAATTAAAGAAGCAAATGAAACAGCAACAGCTTCATAG